The following are from one region of the Cervus canadensis isolate Bull #8, Minnesota chromosome 23, ASM1932006v1, whole genome shotgun sequence genome:
- the LOC122425757 gene encoding putative 60S ribosomal protein L39-like 5, producing the protein MSSHKTFKIKQFLAKKQKQNRPIPQWIRMKTGNKIRYNSKRRHWRRTKLGL; encoded by the coding sequence ATGTCTTCTCACAAGACTTTCAAGATCAAGCAATTCCTGGCCAAGAAGCAAAAGCAGAATCGTCCCATTCCTCAAtggattcgaatgaaaactggCAATAAAATTAGGTACAACTCCAAGAGAAGACATTGGAGAAGAACCAAACTGGGTCTATAA